In Pogoniulus pusillus isolate bPogPus1 chromosome 2, bPogPus1.pri, whole genome shotgun sequence, the following are encoded in one genomic region:
- the DNAJC10 gene encoding dnaJ homolog subfamily C member 10, protein MEFLLSKGSYIRYFKRSFLLVLLCVIVLVCTDQDYYSLLGVSKEASSREIRQAFKKLALKLHPDKNQNDPNAHENFLKINRAYEVLKDEDLRKKYDKYGEKGLEDQQQGGRYESWHFYRYDFGIYDDDPEIITLDRGEFDAAVTSGELWFVNFYSPRCSHCHDLAPTWREFAKEMDGVIRIGAVNCGDNRMLCRIKGINSYPSLYVFRTGMQPVKYYGDRSKESLKSFAMQYVTSTVTELWAGNFVNAIETSFASGVGWLITFCAERGDCLSYQTRLKLAGMLEGLANVGWMDCGTQGELCDNLDISTSTTAYFPPGATINNKEKGGVLFLNSLDAREIYKEVMQHLPDFEIISAASLEDHLAHHRWLIFFQFGERDKAHIQEFKKLKFLLKDEHIQVGKFDCLSSPAICNKLYVYQPCLAVFKGKGTGDYEIHHGKKILYDIVAFAKESVNSHVITLGPQNFPDKEKEPWLVDFFAPWCPPCRALLPELRKASVHLYGQLKFGTLDCTVHEGLCNMHNIRAYPTTVVFNQSDVHEYEGHHSAEQILEFIEDLRNPSVVSLTPETFVELVQRRKREEVWMVDFYAPWCGPCQALMPEWKKMARMLNGLISVGSVDCQKYYSFCHQESVRGYPEIRLFPQKSNTAHQYYSYNGWHRDAYSLRGWALGYLPQVSVDLTPQSFTERVLNGKDHWVIDFYAPWCGPCQNFAPEFEILARAIKGKVKAGKVDCQAYAHTCQTADIRAYPTVKFYPYHGTKKNILGEYIDSRDAKSIADLLNEKLEAIQNKGKRKKSRNKDEL, encoded by the exons ATGGAGTTCTTGCTATCCAAAGGAAGTTATATTCGATATTTCAAAAGATCTTTCTTGCTAGTTTTGTTATGTGTGATAGTTCTTGTATGCACTGATCAGGACTACTATAGTTTACTTGGAGTATCCAAAGAAGCAAGTAGTAGAGAAATACGTCAAGCATTCAAAAAACTGGCACTAAAGTTGCACCCTGATAAAAATCAG AATGATCCAAATGCACATGAGAATTTCTTGAAAATAAACAGAGCCTATGAAGTACTTAAAGATGAAGATCTGCGGAAGAAGTACGATAAATATGGAGAGAAAGGCCTTGaagatcagcagcaaggaggccGTTATGAAAGCTGGCACTTCTATCGATATGATTTTG GTATTTATGATGACGATCCTGAAATTATAACATTGGATAGGGGAGAATTTG ATGCTGCTGTTACCTCGGGAGAACTGTGGTTTGTGAATTTTTATTCTCCTAGATGCTCCCACTGCCATGATTTAGCACCTACG TGGAGGGAGTTTGCTAAGGAGATGGATGGAGTAATACGCATTGGAGCTGTCAACTGTGGAGATAACAGAATGCTTTGTCGGATTAAAGGAATTAACAGTTACCCAAGTCTGTATGTTTTCAGAACTGGAATG CAACCAGTGAAGTATTATGGAGATAGGTCAAAAGAAAGCTTGAAGAGCTTTGCTATGCAGTATGTTACAAGCACAGTCACTGAGTTATGGGCAG GAAACTTTGTCAATGCCATTGAAACTTCATTTGCTTCTGGTGTTGGTTGGCtgatcaccttctgtgctgAACGTGGAG ATTGCTTGAGTTACCAGACACGCCTTAAGCTAGCTGGCATGTTG GAAGGTCTTGCTAATGTAGGCTGGATGGACTGTGGCACCCAGGGTGAGCTCTGTGACAATTTAGATATCTCAACTAGTACTACAGCGTATTTTCCACCTGGAGCCACCATAAATAACAAGGAGAAAGGAGGTGTTTTG TTTCTTAACTCCTTGGATGCCAGAGAAATATATAAGGAAGTAATGCAGCATCTGCCAGACTTTGAAATTATCTCTGCAGCATCATTAGAg GACCACCTGGCTCATCACCGATGGCTGATTTTCTTCCAGTTTGGGGAAAGGGATAAAGCACACATACAGGAATTTAAGAAACTTAAATTTTTACTGAAAGATGAGCACATTCAG GTTGGCAAGTTTGACTGTCTTTCCTCACCAGCCATCTGCAACAAACTGTATGTGTATCAGCCTTGTTTAGCAGTCTTCAAAGGAAAAGGAACGGGAGATTATGAAATTCATCATG GAAAGAAGATCTTATACGACATAGTTGCATTTGCCAAAGAAAGTGTCAACTCTCATGTTATCACACTGGGACCTCAGAATTTTCCTGACAAAGAGAAGGAGCCGTGGCTTGTAGACTTCTTTGCACCG TGGTGTCCTCCTTGTCGAGCTTTGTTACCAGAGCTGAGAAAAGCATCAGTACATCTTTATGGTCAGCTTAAATTTGGAACACTAGACTGTACTGTCCATGAAGGGCTTTGCAATATG CATAACATTCGAGCTTATCCAACGACTGTAGTGTTCAATCAATCTGATGTTCATGAATATGAAGGACATCACTCTGCTGAGCAGATCTTGGAGTTTATAGAG GATCTTAGGAATCCATCGGTGGTCTCCCTAACACCAGAGACTTTTGTGGAATTAGTTCAGAGAAGAAAACGAGAGGAAGTCTGGATGGTTGACTTCTATGCTCCATGGTGTGGACCTTGTCAGGCTTTAATGCCAGAATGGAAGAAAATGGCCAGG atgttaAATGGTTTAATTAGCGTAGGCAGTGTGGATTGTCAAAAATACTATTCTTTCTGTCACCAAGAAAGTGTTCGGGGGTATCCTGAAATAAGACTCTTTCCTCAAAAATCAAACACAGCTCATCAATATTA TAGCTACAATGGATGGCACAGAGATGCATATTCACTGAGAGGCTGGGCATTGGG CTATTTACCACAAGTGTCTGTAGATTTGACGCCTCAGagtttcacagaaagagttctGAATGGAAAAGATCACTGGGTCATTGATTTTTATGCTCCTTGGTGTGGACCTTGCCAAAATTTTGCTCCTGAATTTGAGATCCTTGCAAGG GCCATTAAAGGAAAAGTAAAAGCTGGTAAAGTAGACTGTCAGGCATATGCCCACACCTGTCAAACTGCCGATATCAGAGCCTACCCTACTGTCAAGTTCTACCCCTACCATGGAACAAAG aAAAACATTCTTGGTGAATATATAGACAGCAGAGATGCAAAAAGTATTGCTGACCTTTTGAATGAAAAACTGGAAGCCAttcaaaataaaggaaaaagaaaaaaatctaggAATAAG GATGAACTCTAA